From the Desulfosarcina sp. BuS5 genome, one window contains:
- the pyrH gene encoding UMP kinase, which yields MLKLSGEALMGNQGFGISPEMINNVAGEIKEIVDLGVETGIVVGGGNIFRGIAASSYGMDRTAADHMGMLATVINCLALQGALERMGIQTRVQTALSINKVAEPYILRKAVRHLEKGRVVIFGAGTGNPYFTTDTAAVLRAQEIHAEIFLKATKVDGLYDSDPVKNHDAIFIKKTSYMDVLRKQLEVMDVTAVSLAMDNSLPLVIFNLNVSGNIRNVICGEEIGTLITNTNIHDMMR from the coding sequence ATGTTAAAATTGAGTGGTGAAGCTCTGATGGGAAATCAGGGCTTCGGCATAAGCCCTGAAATGATAAACAATGTGGCCGGAGAGATTAAAGAGATAGTCGATCTTGGTGTAGAAACGGGCATAGTCGTTGGCGGCGGTAATATATTCAGGGGGATTGCGGCAAGTTCATATGGAATGGATAGAACGGCAGCAGATCATATGGGTATGCTGGCTACTGTAATAAATTGTCTTGCGCTGCAGGGCGCTTTGGAAAGAATGGGAATCCAAACCCGTGTTCAGACCGCATTATCGATTAACAAAGTGGCAGAGCCCTATATACTGCGAAAAGCTGTAAGGCATTTGGAAAAGGGCCGGGTTGTTATTTTTGGAGCCGGGACAGGTAATCCTTACTTTACTACCGATACAGCCGCTGTTTTAAGAGCGCAGGAGATTCACGCCGAAATATTTCTAAAGGCAACCAAAGTAGATGGTTTGTATGATTCTGATCCCGTAAAGAATCATGATGCCATTTTTATTAAAAAAACCAGCTATATGGATGTTCTGCGAAAGCAGCTTGAAGTCATGGATGTAACTGCTGTTTCTCTTGCAATGGACAATTCACTGCCACTTGTGATCTTTAACCTTAATGTAAGCGGTAACATAAGGAATGTTATATGCGGTGAGGAAATCGGCACATTGATCACTAACACTAACATACACGATATGATGAGGTAA
- the frr gene encoding ribosome recycling factor produces MIESIYEETREKMGKSISALKNELVRVRTGRASLNLFDGIRVDYYGTLTPIDQMASLSVPESRLITIQPWDVSAIKNIEKAILKSDLGLTPSSDGKIIRISIPPLTEERRKKLGKIVHQKCEDYKVAVRNIRRDSNEVLKGLKKDGDIAEDVAFKAQDQIQTITDENIKSIDEIYKEKEKEILEF; encoded by the coding sequence ATGATTGAATCTATTTATGAGGAAACCAGGGAAAAGATGGGCAAGTCAATAAGTGCACTGAAGAATGAATTAGTGCGTGTAAGAACAGGGCGGGCATCCCTCAATCTTTTTGACGGTATACGGGTCGATTATTATGGCACACTTACCCCGATTGACCAGATGGCATCTCTTTCCGTGCCTGAAAGCCGCCTCATAACTATACAGCCGTGGGATGTTTCGGCGATTAAAAATATAGAAAAGGCGATTTTAAAATCCGATTTAGGATTAACTCCTTCAAGTGACGGGAAAATTATTCGTATTTCCATTCCTCCGCTTACGGAAGAGAGGCGGAAAAAACTTGGTAAAATTGTTCACCAGAAGTGTGAAGATTACAAGGTCGCGGTACGTAATATCAGGCGGGATTCAAACGAGGTGTTAAAGGGTCTTAAAAAAGATGGCGATATTGCAGAAGACGTCGCGTTTAAGGCCCAGGATCAGATTCAGACGATAACCGACGAGAATATCAAGTCGATAGACGAAATTTATAAAGAGAAGGAAAAAGAAATTCTTGAATTCTGA
- a CDS encoding isoprenyl transferase, whose product MNSDKRGSTISSTAAPELGPEYIPKHVAIIMDGNGRWAKKRLLNRIKGHEKGANTVRAIVKTCRKIGIPILTLFAFSTENWQRPKVEVAALMSILKRFLVTEQKEMMENDIRLNVIGQIERLSGEVRDALRNAMELTKNNKGLLLNLAISYGGRYEIVRAVRKIAGKVKNGIIDPDDRKDEITEDLISDHLYTRAMPDPDLLIRTSGEMRISNFLLWQIAYAEIFITDTLWPDFDSKEFIGILKDYQDRERRFGKV is encoded by the coding sequence TTGAATTCTGATAAAAGGGGCTCCACAATTTCCTCGACTGCTGCTCCAGAGCTTGGGCCTGAATATATTCCAAAACATGTTGCCATTATAATGGACGGTAACGGCAGATGGGCCAAAAAGAGGCTTTTAAATCGAATAAAAGGTCATGAAAAAGGAGCGAATACTGTACGGGCAATCGTTAAAACTTGCCGGAAAATCGGTATCCCGATTCTTACGCTTTTTGCTTTTTCCACAGAAAACTGGCAGCGTCCAAAAGTTGAGGTGGCTGCGCTTATGTCTATTCTTAAGAGATTCCTTGTGACAGAGCAGAAGGAGATGATGGAAAACGATATCCGTCTCAATGTAATCGGACAGATAGAACGTTTGTCTGGGGAAGTGCGGGATGCTTTGCGCAATGCCATGGAATTAACAAAAAACAATAAGGGTCTCCTCCTAAACCTTGCTATAAGTTATGGAGGAAGATATGAGATAGTCAGGGCAGTTCGGAAAATTGCAGGAAAAGTTAAAAATGGGATAATTGATCCTGATGATAGGAAAGATGAGATCACTGAAGATTTAATATCAGACCACCTTTATACCAGGGCAATGCCGGATCCTGATCTTCTTATACGAACCAGCGGTGAGATGCGTATCAGCAATTTTCTTTTATGGCAGATAGCGTACGCAGAAATTTTTATCACAGATACTCTTTGGCCTGACTTTGACAGTAAAGAATTCATAGGCATTCTTAAAGACTATCAAGACAGAGAGCGCCGGTTCGGTAAAGTATAG
- a CDS encoding phosphatidate cytidylyltransferase, whose translation MHLKRWITSFVALPFVIFLIYKGGAFLFSIVISGVSIIALWEYFRIVFTKGEMRKFSLLIWLCYLTGIIIILLSYWRFLDLIPVVIACHLIASGIIVVLSYKPELHIIDIIAKEILGILYVPVLLSFIILLRNSDEGIIWTFFLLLLVVIGDTGAFYTGSFLGRHKLCPSVSPGKTIEGAVGGLSAVLVTGALFKFFFLPDLYWAGSIIFFLCIGITAPMGDLFESMLKREGGIKDSGTCLPGHGGILDRIDALLFAALPAYYFKVYLLHG comes from the coding sequence ATGCATTTAAAAAGATGGATTACAAGTTTTGTGGCCCTCCCCTTTGTAATTTTCCTTATTTACAAGGGTGGGGCTTTTTTATTTTCAATAGTCATAAGCGGTGTATCGATAATAGCTTTATGGGAATATTTCCGCATTGTATTTACCAAGGGAGAAATGCGGAAATTCAGCTTGCTTATATGGTTATGCTATTTAACCGGAATTATAATTATTTTATTATCATACTGGAGATTTTTAGATTTAATTCCTGTTGTTATTGCTTGCCATCTTATTGCCTCGGGAATAATTGTTGTTTTGTCATACAAACCAGAGCTCCATATAATCGATATTATTGCAAAGGAGATTCTGGGGATTTTATATGTTCCTGTTTTACTTTCGTTTATTATTTTGCTTAGAAACAGCGATGAAGGCATAATATGGACTTTTTTCCTTTTGCTCCTTGTTGTTATAGGAGATACAGGCGCATTTTACACAGGTTCTTTCCTTGGCCGGCATAAACTATGTCCATCCGTAAGCCCTGGGAAAACCATAGAAGGCGCAGTCGGAGGCCTATCCGCGGTTCTGGTTACCGGTGCTCTTTTTAAATTTTTTTTTCTCCCTGACTTATATTGGGCAGGCTCCATTATTTTTTTTCTTTGTATCGGTATAACGGCTCCCATGGGTGATCTGTTTGAATCCATGCTTAAACGGGAAGGCGGGATTAAAGATTCAGGTACATGTTTGCCGGGCCATGGCGGAATTCTGGATAGGATCGATGCGCTTCTTTTTGCGGCTCTGCCGGCATATTATTTTAAGGTATATTTGTTGCATGGATAG